The genomic stretch CAGGACCATTACGCACTGTGATGAACAGAGATTTTTATGAGCACTTTACATTTCAGAAATTCTTCATATTATACATTGCTCTTCATGTATGCTATACATTACTGTCTAGCCAATAACAAACATGCTGGAAATAAACAAGGGAAGTTCTCTTTACATACATTATTTTATTAAAGGTTTTATCTTTGCATTTGCTCTCTCCGATTGCCCACTTTTCCCCCATGATTCTTGTTGATTTAGCACTGCATGTTCTTGGTtaggaaacagagaaataatacaataaaaaaacaaacaaaaaaccttaaaGGCATTTCTCTTCCCCTCAATGATGTCAAGAActccaaagtttttttttgttttttgttttttgtgttttttttttgacaagtcTCACCTTGGATGCATTGCTTACCACTCTGTTAAAGTACTAATTCTCCTGAAAggaatctgtaatttttttttcctagtggaTTTATCTCAAAGGCACAGGAATGAAGACACTttgtatttctgttgcttttatcaTCATAAAACTCTGCAAGTTTGGTGggagtgggctttttttttttttttaaataaataaataagcagttaGGGACTAATGCTTAGTTTTCCCGAAGAGCATAATCAAACTTAGTTAGCAAGGGATGAAAACTGCACCACAACAtcatttcagattttgaaagCACAGGGGACAGACACCTTATGCTCTGACCGAAAGTAACAAATCTAGATCAAAAACCAGACCCAGAAGCAACTACCTCTGTAGTCTATATTATGTACATAAAGTTTTTACGTTACATTTGGAAGGTCTTCTCAGACCTtctcacagaacagctgaggggggaagggacctccagaggttgCCTAGTCCAAACCCGTGCTCAGAGCAGAgtcagctaaagcaggttgctcaggaccgtgtccagtcaggttttgagtatctccacagatggaaactccacaacctctccaggaagcctgtttcagtgtttgaccaccctcacagcaaaaaagctttttcttataaaGTTTCTTGTATTTTAGTTTGTGCcctttgcttcttgtcctgtcactgagcaccactgagaagagtctggctctatcttctttactccctcaaTCAGATATTGATACACATCGATAAGATCCCCTCAACCCTtgtcttctccagactgaacagtcccagctctccctGCCTGTCTTTACACATACCAGATACTCCAATCCCTTCATCTTCTTTGTGGTCCTGCactagactcactccagtagctccatgtctctcgtACTGTAaagtccagaactggacacagcattccaggtgtggcctcaccagggctgagtagaggggaatgatcacttcccttgacatgctggcaatgctctgcctaacgTAGTCCACAATATTTTCCCTCAAGCatacattgctgcctcatggtcaacttgttgtccaccacgacccccaggtccttttctcaAAAATGCTTcccagctggttggcccccagcctgtcctggtgcctggagttattcctccctaggtgcaggacttggcatttccctttgctgagcttcatgaggttcttttcatcccatttctccagcctgtcgaggtctctctgaatggcagcacaaccacctaGTATATCaatcactcctcccagttttgtataaTCTGCTCAGGGCACACTCTGACCCACCATCTAGATCAcaaatgaagacattaaacaaaatCGACCCCAGTACTGAACCCTGGGGGAACACCACTAGTGACCGACCTCCAGCTGGATTTGGTGCCGCTAATCGTGTCATGCAAGCCCAGCAGTTCAGcgagttttcagtccacctcactgtccacttgcCTAGTCtgaacttcatcagtttgtcaatgaggatgttatggaagtcagtgtcaaaagccttgctaaagtcaacataaatgacatccactgctctcccctcattcacCAAGCTAGCTATTTCATCGTAGATGGCTATCAGGTTGCTCAGGCATGATTTCCCtatcataaatccatgctgactactcctaatcaccttcttgtccttaatatgtttggaaataaCTTCCAGGATTATTTTTTACATCCCCTCTCCAGGgatgaggtgaggctgaccagcctgtattTCTCTGGATTCTACTTCTTCCTTCTTaaagacaggagtgacatttgctttcttctagtcctAAGGAATCTCTCCTGATGAtcacgacctttcaaagatacTCAAGAGTGGCCCCACAATGGCACTGGCCAGCACCCTCAGCACTcatggatgcatcccatcaggccCCAAGGACTTGTGTACATCAGTTGAAATGTttcctaacctgatcctcttctACTGAGGGCAAGTCTTCcctgctccagattttcccaTGGGCCAGGGACCTGGGACTCCTGAAGGCTGATCTTACCAGTAAAAAcaaaggcagagaggcagagtaCCTCAGCTTTCTCCATGTCCTGTGTCACCAGGTTCCCTCCCCATACAGCATGTCCACATTTTCCCcagcctttcttttgctgctgatatacctgtagaagcccttcttgctggccttcatgtcccttgccagattcaactccagatgtgCTTTGGCTTTCCCATCCCCATCCTTGCATGCTTAGACAGTGTCTCTATAGTTCTCTTGGATCACCTGATCCTGCTTCTCTCTCTTCTACGCTTccttttatgtttgagtttagccAGGAGCTCCTCATTCACCCATGCAGTCCTTCTGTCACCTTTGCATGACTTCCTGCatatcaggatggaccattcttgagcacAGAGGAAAcgatctttgaaaaaaatcaaccaGTTCTCCCGGACTCTCCTTCTCTCAAAGGCCATATTGCATAAGATTTTTCTAAGCAGATTCCTGAAGATgtcaaagtctgctctcctaaaGTCCAGGCCCGTAATCCTGCTATCTGCCTTGTTCCCTTCTCTCAGGATCCTGACTGCTTCTGCAATTACTTTTTTCTATgataattttaagaaatattttcaagCTTGTATAATAAGGTAATATACCATGGTTACATTAAGTTGCTTACTTGGCAAAGTACTGATTCTATTTAGGTGTCAATCCAATATGCAAAAGAGATTGTTTCTAGAATAATGATAATTTATAGTAAAATATTCTATAAAAGTTTTGAGACTGATTTTATAAGCAGACGTACAAAGCCTGTATATACATTCTAGATAttataaatacatgtataaatatataaatgtatataataCATACATTTGTGTATTTTGTATACATTTGCAAGAGAATTCATACCTGAAATGGCATAGTCTCCATTCGGTGATGCTACAGTTATTGCTGATGCATTGCCAATGCTCTCCACTGGCCCCAGACCAACATGATTACTGAAACTCAGCACGTGCCATCCCATAACTTTTGCCAACTGCTGAACTGCATGTACTTGATGCTGTGACATCTGAAAGATAACAAAGGTTTGTCTTCTCTTTAATATTTGCACCAAAGAATGAATTACATGTTGGTTTTACCCATCTTTTTAATTCTGCTGTCCAGTAATATTTATAAAAGTGACTGTGTTATGTGTTCTCTAGTTTCAAAGCAACTGAgggtatattttttaaatgcttaagcAATATACGTGCCTTAGAATAGTTCCTTTGCAGACAGAGAAGATCACTGTATTAAGCACACACACAGGCTACACAGCTGGATAAATCTTTGATAGGCATATgggcttttgcattttatttaagtATTGCTTTCAATAAACCAAAACCTTTATGTAGGTCTCAAGAACTTATCAGTGTTACAAACAGGATTTTGAAGCAATCCTTTCTTCTTGGAAGTGAGGAGAGACCTCTGCTCTATTTGCAAGAATAAGTATTATCATGGCAAACTCGGAAAAATCAAAGTTGAGGTACTCAGATGCATGATATCCCCACTACTGTTCAAGTGTAAGTACTGCACAGTTTCTAAGAGCTAATATTTTTCCTTATCAAAATTTAAGTCTTTTAACAAGGAAGAACTAGCACTGTTCAGCCAAGTGGTTCTCCATGAACAAGTCTGAAAACACTTGATCAAAGCAATACCCCCAGAAGAATCCATTTCAActagttttttttggggggtggggggggtggggggggtgtcaTGGAGTTTCACGTAACAGCAGCAGGCCAGCCACTATTACCAAAGACCTAAATTTTGACTATTTATAATGCCTATTAGGGAGACTGTCACTTCTGAACAAAACCAGCAGCCTGCTCTAAGCAATTGAGAAACACAACTTCATTCAAATATCAGCTGATTTAGTAACGGCTAAAGCAAAGTGAACGTTAACAAGACAAAGTTGAAATGACAGTAATTGTGGGCCCATTAAGATCTCTACTCCAGATAGGATTTGGCTATAAAAAGTTTAATATATGAAAAACTTATTGTCTGCTATGACTCTCACTGACTGTTTCTGAAGTCAGCAAAAATCTTAGTGCTCCCATGATAAGTAGCacaaacaaatgtattttaaagaggaaaaaaaccctgattaATACTACTGACCTTAAAAAAACTGGCACTAGTAAGTACTAGTTGCTAAAGTCAGTACATACACAGACTGAAAAATTTAGTCATCCACCTTCctatttgcaatatttttctttgaagttttgtaACATTTTCTACAGAGATAAAGGGAAGATTCTAACCTCTTAAACAGAACTGCTGTACCCCAAAATACTACAACAAAGGAAAGAACAATGTATAAGAGTCTACCTGAGATAAAAGGAAATCCTGCAGTTCCTGCTCTTGATGGGACAATGTAATAACTCTTCCATCTCTGTGCACTACTCTGATCTGTTCGACTCCGATATTCAGCTGTAGTTGAATGGATCTTTGAAGACAAGACGGACATTTATTGAAAATGTGTAACAGCACTTAAGAAAACAGGTTATCTTGTTCTAAGAACACAGAATCCCATTAACTAGTAAGAACTCTAAAATGAAGATGGTACAAAGCCTGTGGAATACAACAGTGACCCCAAACATTTCAGTCTCATCAGTCACCACAGCAGCTATCTCTATACTGCAGGACAGGTGTATTGTGTGGCAGGTTCCCAGACTCAGGGCACTGCTTTTTCAGGCCAAGGAACCTGCTGAAGTGCCTCACAACTTCCTCCCTGCCAATATGACTAGGTTTCCCTTCAGAGATGCATGGGAAAATGACACGAATCCAGGGCCTGTTCTGTTCCGCGGTCAAGACTTGGCCACTGCACCGTACCCTGGGACTGAGACTGGAGACGACACCAATGAACACATCTGTTCCAGTGAAGAAAGAGCCAAAGAGGACTGCTCTAAGTGGAAAAATGAAGCTGAAGCAACCAGTTCATCCACTGTTACACATCAGTTATTTCACTGCTGGTCAATATGCAGACATTTGTTTCCGGAACATGAAACCTCCTATTTCAGTGACAGTGTGCATAATTAATAGCATGAATTCCAGCTAGTTCCATGTTTTAGTGCCTGTGTAATCAAGCTAGGACTGAGCACTGACTAGCTCTTCATGAATAGATTGGAAGCTTAGAATCCAACACATCCAAAGGTACTTTAAATCCAGGTATCTCAGTCTGAAGTaaatccctctttaaaaaaaaaaacactttcagctTTGACTCCTTCTTTtgaaaaaaccaacaacaacaacaaaaaacccagagCTGCTATGGTTAACTGCTTAATAAGTTTCTTCATTAAATGCAGTGTAAGGTGGGTGAACAGCTTTCTGATGGTGGCTGTTCTCCCCACCATCCAGAAAGCAGTGTTTACAGGTAAACCCTGCTTTTAAGTCATACCATCTTCAAATAAACACTCACATAAAAATAACACACTCTTAGTGGTCTGTCTGAAGCCGGATCTAAACCTGTAACGAAACAACCTTAATATACTCTGTCATTGTAGTCTAAAAGCAAGCTTCCACAAGTagaaaaatacatgcattttcaCACTTACTTGCATATCTGCTCATATCCTTGAGAAGTTATTAGAACTTTAACACTGGATTCATAAACATCATTTATATTTGACCAATGAGCCTGAATCTGAGGATCCTCAATACGACTGGCCAGACTGTCAATAGTTCGAGCAGTTCTGGAATAGAAGGACATGTTCCACCCACAATAATCTAGACAGTTTATGCAGTTATCTTTGCTTAAAGGAAACGAGTAGGTTATTAGTTTGATTTTGtggcatacaaaaaaaaatatgcaaattttaCAGAACCATGCAGATCACAGATCTATTTGAGCACCTGAACTGCAAATGAAGCACACTTGTTTACTCTATTTCCTATGCATCCTGCagaatattaaaattatataattCAGTATTGgctatttgatttttctttaatactgCACAGCAGAGAATATTAAAACAGATTTATGCAGTCCCTTAAGAAAAGTAGGGACAGCAGTCTGTGTCATAACTGTAACAAACAGATCTCAAAGTAATCTACTTTAATAGCCaagtagaaagaaaagcagctagttttaagaacactgaaaaaaaacaatcagTTGTGGTCTACACTATGATACATTTTATTGTGACTTGAATAAGAAGAGGTGTGACATACCTGCGTCTCAAAAAGATATGTTTTGCCTGCTTTATTATCTTTTCCAGAAGTCCTTCGTTGGACTGTAAAGAACTGATGTCATTTTTATCAAAAGCCTGGGGTCCTGCTAGTCTCATTCTCTTATGGCCAAAAGGTGCACTAGCTGGATGTGGCATCACTGTTGAGCTCAGAGTTTGCTTGTGACACTGCAAGAAAAACCAGCTGTTACAAGAGAAAGTGACCAAATGATAAATCTTCAAAGAGTAATAGGTATACTACAATATGCTATTTCACACATTAAGTGTTTCAGAAAGTGTTCAgaaagtgcatttttctttttttcttttttttgctttatgcatTTGACAGCACTTTATATATAGCCAGCTTTACACTTACACTTTTCTCTCCCAGTTTGTGTGGGTCTTTCAAAACTTAATGTAAAGagaaagctattaaaaaagaaTTGCAAAGTGAAAGCCAACAAAAATTTGGCAGTATGGCTCCTACGCACCCCAGAGCTTCAGGGAATAAGTCTCTGGAGACAGACAGACTGGTCAAACAGAAGTAAAGGAAGCACTTCAGAGATGAAAATTGAGGTGCAAGAAGATTTAGCAAGCTGTTCAAAGTTATGGGAGGaaatctgcagcagagctgggcactAAGCCAAAAACTCATGAATCCTTGTTCAGTGTTTAAACCACTGGACTATTCCCCATGACTATACGACTTGTGGAACCATGCTCTAGGAGATAAATCTTCTCCAGACCACGGTTTCACAAGCATTTAGACATCTGAAATTGGACTCCCTTACCTTAACAGACATATTCCCAACCTTCTACACCACATCCTTccactagattaaaaaaagattataaGAAAATCTACAACACTGAAGCACAGAAGTGGCCCTCAAATGAAGCGAGTTATTACGATAACTGATTGTTCATTCCTCATGGGAATACGGTCTGAATAGATGCTCGTTTTAAGTACTTGACAAGCAGTAATTAGACACAAATGAAAAAGGGAGACTAATGAGctgtactgaaaaaaaacatCGAATGGCTGCTCTTCTGAAGTGAGTAGCTGGGCCTGAGGTTAAGTCCAGAACTAGGGTTCCATGGAAGCACACCTGGAACTCCCTAATCACTCCCACATATTAGAAGTGAACCACAGGTCTTACACAAATAGAGAGAAATGACTGATCTCTAGTGACATTCTGTTGTTGTAACACTGTCACAGGCTAAGCCAAACTCtgagcaaaaccaaaaacaaacctCTTCAGTACTTCACCATAAATGCATTACCTCTCTGATAAGCTGATGCAAATTATGTTCCAGAACATACAGATGATCCTCTggattctgtttttcagaagcagatttttgtgattttttgtCATTGGAAGAGTGACACAAAGAAATAGACAACTGCAAACCTGTACacagcaaatgaagaaaaaaataaagaaaacagaacactaACAATTTTCAAGCAGATTACCATGAACTTTTTCTCCTTCACCTTTTAGACTCATTGGTTTTACAACTGTATTCATGGTCTCAGAGAAGAATCCACCAATGATGTCTGAGAACACAGCACCAAAAGCAGCTAAGACTTGCTAGTCACTGAAGTGTTGACAGGCCAACTACTAACTGAACAGGCATATTTCACATCTGGTGTCTCTGACTCAATCACGCACAAAAAAGGAGAGTCCAAAGATAACACACAGAAGGAATGATTTACcatcatatatatttttagcaaTCCAGAAATATAGTCTTCATATGATATACTCGCTTGCACACCCCTTGTAGGAAGAGAGGATTCACCAGCCAACTCTGAGCTGTCTTCATGCTACTTAACCATTGTCATAGAAAAGTATTGGCCTTAGTTCTTCTGAAGGCCCATTAACCCAAATTAAATCTTAAGTTTGCTCTGCACGTAATTCAGGAGCAATGACTTACGCAGAGCTCCAAACTGCAGTATGCACAAAGCATTACAGCTGACAGGACAACTTTAAATACTACCAATAAAAAAACCTCATGAAATCCAcacaacaataaaaaaatgaataaataagaaaataaagtgaattaGTTGGATTTTTCTATGACTACTCAGAAAATTCATATTCAGAATTCAGGGAAATCCCATTTTTCAACAATTTTGAAGAACAAGGAGATTAACACTCTTTCCTAAAAAAGTCACACAGATCAGAATCTCAGTCTGGACTTAAGTAAATAATCCTCTGCTTCCATATTCTTAGGACAAGAAGAGTCTTAAAAAGCTTCTACCTGGGAAAGGCTGGGAGATGATCTGATTCTTCACAACAATGTGAGGAATTTGTGATTTAATTTGAACAGCTTCTCGTGACAGCTGGGCAAAAATTTCTTTGCATAAGAGAACATTCTGTGCAGTCTCCAATTTTGTTTGCCAGTGGGGAGAACCTGaaaaatttaaatcatttttttcagaagaaaagagtaaagaggaactactattttttttcagatgtcagGTACTGAGCAGTAACTACAGGGCATCAAACAAACAGATCAGCTAAAATAATAAGCTAGTCAGCATCTTCTATCCAAACTGAATCTTTTCAGAATTTTGCCACAGTCAAGCATAATAAAGACgtgaagaaagaaacaaaagcataaagaaaatgcTAGTAAATTTTACTCAGATTTTACATCTACATATGTTGTGAACTGCTACTGCCTTCTGGAACTGCACATTATATTTTCAGGTATCTTGTGAACATTGCTCATAGAAGCCCTGCCTTCGTGAGTTGCAGCTTTATTAAATTCACTCTGCAAAGAACCACCAAATAATGTTAAATTTAGCTGCCTGCTCTTGTAGGCCAAAATTCTTGAAAATTCTGGTCTGAATAATACACCAACTCTACATCGTACACTGAATGCCATGTGAAACATCTACTTAATACTGCATACTGTCTATATTCAAAACAGCACAAGCAACTGTGGTTACAGACCACTGCGAAATAAAATCCTGCCAAAATCAAGTTCTTTTTAATCCTAAACAGTTAAGGATTAGTTTATAATCCAAAAATTAACAGCTTCAGATACTGGCATGTTTCAAAAGAATCAAGCTACTCTCTGCCAGGTAAGCTGTTGTAGTCAATGCCCATGCTGCCAGCACAGTCTCAAATTCAGAGAAAACATGTGAGCCACAGCAACAAATGATGTATTTTGGACAAGACTGAGAGTGAACAGATGGTCATTTAGTTCAGTTGAGCTAATGGGTTGTTACAACTGGCTGAACCAAAGTAACCGGGTTTACTTTCAGTTATGTGCTCAAGCTCTTAGTGACTGTCAGAAGGTGCTCCAGATATTTTGAATAAAGTTTtaagaattttatttcaaaaacagaGTAAACACGTATGAAACACTGAAGGACTACTAACACTTTGAAAGTGTCTTGTTTCCAAAATCGAGCAGCACCCTACAAACAGAATTTTACTTTAATAAGAACAAGAGAAGATTATTTTTCACTCTTCCCTCAAGCTCTATGCAAGTGTTTTCAAATAAACATCATATGCATACATATTTCTTGAGAATGTGCTCAGAAAACAACATAAAGCCATACCTGGTTTTGATTTTGGCATGGGTCTTTTAAAGAGATTAACTGTCCCAAGGTCACCAATGTCTGGAGCTTGTTTCTGAATAGAAACCTGTAAAAAAGAAGGTTATTTGCTGTTTGTTCTTTATTGCAAGTGtacaaataacaaaacaaaacccacaccaTGTTATTAAAGTTCTAACAAACCTTTATATAGGCTGATCCCTCCAAATCACTTGGAATTTGAACATCCAGAGGACAGTAGTCCTCAGGTATCTTTTTATCCAGGTCAATGTCAGTGTTCTTTATCACCTCAAAAGTGCCGTGATGAAGAAAAAGGGAACCTAGTAAAAGAAGAACATACATGCTATATAGCATCTTCTGCAAATAAGAAAGCCCTTAAATACATATTCTTCTCAAACTAGAGTATAGTCTCCAAATCTTCACAGTTTGCATAAGGTATTACTAGCACTTGACTCAAACTACTTCTTAAAAGATATACGTAAATAAGAAAGCTCTGTTCAGTGCAGCAGCATCTCAGTCTTCCAGTGTGCGATGTGTAATATTATGTAGTAAGTTTGCAAGCAGTATTTAATAATTATAGAACAACAGTGTTTTAAAATCACGTCAGTAGGTGTAGGGAAGGAAAGTTATTTGGTTATAAAAAAAGATTCAGTGCCTGAATTTTTGCCAGTAGGTAGCTAAAGGTATACCTACTTATTGATTTGAAGTGAAACTGTTTGTTTGGCGCGCAGCCTTAAAACTATGACAGTGCTGAGCCTGTAAAAAGCAACCACGCAGCCATTCACTCCAGTGGGGCTGACAGAAGCAGATGCTTACATCTGACATAGTTGCATCCCTTTCACATGTAAGGCACAGCTCATCTAGTTTAGAAAGAATCATCTAAAAGGGGGCATATTCCAGGCTACATACTCATCTTGTGTTAATGAAGAAGTTTTATAACACCCTAAATTGCCTTTTAGGCAATTGCCTTAGGACCCTACCTAGCATAGGCTAGTTTAAATGTCTGCATTCTACCTACACATTAATTTTGGTGAGATTCTGTATTCAATCCTGTATTCCATACTTGGTTCCAGAACTCTGGGTGGGTTACCTTGTCCTACTGTAACTCATTTAGTAATGTATTGGCAGGCCCAGTACCAATTCTCAGCAGTGTACAGTTTCGGATACTGAATCTGTgtcttcactcaggaaaaaaatgcaagatactcattttttttttaattctttatagACTAAACATGGATAAAAGCCAAAGATTTACAAGGTCTGTCAACTGATCAACCCCACTGCCAATGCAGAACTGCTCCTTAACAGTATCTTTATTAATACTCTAAACATTTGGCCTTCAAAATCACTCTCTCAGGTTATGGATGAAAAGATACTTCTCACAATAAAACAAGTTTCCTCCCCTTCTCATAATTATCACAATCTTATtgttatctattttttttaataaattcattcAATTTCTACTTTTCTAAGTaccaaaaatattaattcctGAAAAAATACTACTATATACCTGCACTTCTGTAGCTGAGGTCACCAAGAATTTTGTCTCCCACTTTTCTCAGCTTCCAGTGTTGTCTTAGCCTCAGCAGTTCAGAGTTGAAGTCTCTTTGTCGTTTATTTTCCTGGTTTTCTGCAACTGATTTGGATAATCTTTCTGCTCCTTTCAACAGGATTTGGGCTGCTCCTGCTAACGACTTCTTTTTTGATATTAACTGTAAAAACTGAGGATTCTagtagcaagaaaagaaaaagctacttaTATCTTAATTCTCCAAAAATTATTATTAGTAGAAATTGATTGACAGTGACCTGCAGTGACAATGACAGATAAACAGTTTTTACTAGATGTTCAGAAGCTTATTTGAAATTACTTTCATGTCAGTGTTACATGGCCACAAGGAGCATTTTGACTCAGCTTCAGCAAAGAGGCCTTTGAAACCAGTCTTGTGTCCCTTTCATAGTCTCTCCACTGACCCATAACACTGTACCAGGACAATGCAATGAATATTTTACTAAGTTTTGTACTTATTACATAAAAGAAGTTCCAGTGAAATAAAATCTTCCGTATTTCG from Dromaius novaehollandiae isolate bDroNov1 chromosome 1, bDroNov1.hap1, whole genome shotgun sequence encodes the following:
- the MED17 gene encoding mediator of RNA polymerase II transcription subunit 17 isoform X1; the encoded protein is MAGVPVVRISIESACEKQVQEVGLDGSETYLQPLSMSQNLARLAQRIDFSQGSGSEEDEPGSAGRAWAEPGEAEDEEGLVKFQPSLWPWDSVRNNLRSALTEMCVLYDVLSIVKDKKFMTLDPVVQDPPPPKQNPQFLQLISKKKSLAGAAQILLKGAERLSKSVAENQENKRQRDFNSELLRLRQHWKLRKVGDKILGDLSYRSAGSLFLHHGTFEVIKNTDIDLDKKIPEDYCPLDVQIPSDLEGSAYIKVSIQKQAPDIGDLGTVNLFKRPMPKSKPGSPHWQTKLETAQNVLLCKEIFAQLSREAVQIKSQIPHIVVKNQIISQPFPGLQLSISLCHSSNDKKSQKSASEKQNPEDHLYVLEHNLHQLIRECHKQTLSSTVMPHPASAPFGHKRMRLAGPQAFDKNDISSLQSNEGLLEKIIKQAKHIFLRRRTARTIDSLASRIEDPQIQAHWSNINDVYESSVKVLITSQGYEQICKSIQLQLNIGVEQIRVVHRDGRVITLSHQEQELQDFLLSQMSQHQVHAVQQLAKVMGWHVLSFSNHVGLGPVESIGNASAITVASPNGDYAISVRNGPESGSKVMVQFPRSQCKDLPKGDVLQDNKWNHLRGPFKEVQWNKMEGRNFVYKMELLMAALTPC
- the MED17 gene encoding mediator of RNA polymerase II transcription subunit 17 isoform X2, with the protein product MAGVPVVRISIESACEKQVQEVGLDGSETYLQPLSMSQNLARLAQRIDFSQGSGSEEDEPGSAGRAWAEPGEAEDEEGLVKFQPSLWPWDSVRNNLRSALTEMCVLYDVLSIVKDKKFMTLDPVVQDPPPPKQNPQFLQLISKKKSLAGAAQILLKGAERLSKSVAENQENKRQRDFNSELLRLRQHWKLRKVGDKILGDLSYRSAGSLFLHHGTFEVIKNTDIDLDKKIPEDYCPLDVQIPSDLEGSAYIKVSIQKQAPDIGDLGTVNLFKRPMPKSKPGSPHWQTKLETAQNVLLCKEIFAQLSREAVQIKSQIPHIVVKNQIISQPFPGLQLSISLCHSSNDKKSQKSASEKQNPEDHLYVLEHNLHQLIRECHKQTLSSTVMPHPASAPFGHKRMRLAGPQAFDKNDISSLQSNEGLLEKIIKQAKHIFLRRRTARTIDSLASRIEDPQIQAHWSNINDVYESSVKVLITSQGYEQICKSIQLQLNIGVEQIRVVHRDGRVITLSHQEQELQDFLLSQMSQHQVHAVQQLAKVMGWHVLSFSNHVGLGPVESIGNASAITVASPNGDYAISGSHAKVTEGLHG